The Vulpes lagopus strain Blue_001 chromosome 6, ASM1834538v1, whole genome shotgun sequence genome has a segment encoding these proteins:
- the GSC gene encoding homeobox protein goosecoid — protein MPASMFSIDNILAARPRCKDSVLPVAPSAAAPVVFPALHGDSLYGAGGGASPDYGAFYPRPVAPGGAGLPAAVGGSRLGYNNYFYGQLHVQAAPVGPACCGAVPPLGAQQCSCVPTPPGYEGPGSVLVSPVPHQMLPYMNVGTLSRTELQLLNQLHCRRKRRHRTIFTDEQLEALENLFQETKYPDVGTREQLARKVHLREEKVEVWFKNRRAKWRRQKRSSSEESENAEKWNKTSSKASPEKREEEGKSDLDSDS, from the exons ATGCCCGCCAGCATGTTCAGCATCGACAACATCCTGGCCGCCCGGCCGCGCTGCAAGGACTCGGTGCTGCCGGTGGCGCCCAGCGCCGCGGCTCCGGTCGTCTTCCCGGCCCTGCACGGGGACTCGCTCtacggcgcgggcggcggcgcctCCCCGGACTACGGCGCCTTCTACCCGCGGCCCGTGGCCCCCGGCGGCGCAGGCCTCCCGGCCGCGGTCGGCGGCTCCCGCCTCGGCTACAACAACTACTTCTACGGGCAGCTGCACGTGCAGGCGGCCCCCGTGGGCCCGGCCTGCTGCGGGGCGGTGCCGCCGCTCGGCGCCCAGCAGTGCTCCTGCGTCCCGACGCCCCCAG GCTACGAGGGCCCGGGCTCGGTGCTGGTGTCCCCGGTCCCGCACCAGATGCTGCCCTACATGAACGTGGGCACCCTGTCGCGCACCGAGCTGCAGCTCCTCAACCAGCTGCACTGCAGGCGGAAGCGGCGGCACCGCACCATCTTCACCGACGAGCAGCTCGAGGCGCTGGAGAACCTCTTCCAGGAGACCAAGTACCCGGACGTGGGGACCCGCGAGCAGCTGGCGCGGAAGGTGCACCTCCGCGAGGAGAAAGTGGAG GTCTGGTTTAAAAACCGCCGTGCCAAGTGGCGGCGGCAGAAGCGGTCCTCGTCCGAGGAGTCGGAGAACGCAGAGAAGTGGAACAAGACCTCGTCCAAGGCGTCCCccgagaagagggaagaggaaggtaaAAGCGATTTGGACTCGGACAGCTGA